In a genomic window of Dyadobacter fermentans DSM 18053:
- a CDS encoding methyltransferase translates to MKKELSAIEAKYEAQKIAFGPMYFQSVVALRDLGILQYISENRKGVSIARIIENVNVSEYGVTLLLEAAEILGVVEIENDVVRISKIGFFLLKDEMTRVNMNFMKDVCYLGASHMTESIVNGKPEGLKELGNWPTIYEGLSILPEPAKTSWFEFDHYYSDNAFPDALKIVFSKKPKLIFDVGGNTGKWSFACCDHDPDVRIKILDLPVQLNVARANATERGLLDRIDFHAIDLLDTTQKIPQGADVIWMSQFLDCFSKEQIVAILENAHQAATENTTLYILEPFFDNQNYPAAHYSLVATSLYFTIMANGNSKMYRIGVMKELVCQAGFEVVETYPLIGDSYHTILECRKKA, encoded by the coding sequence ATGAAAAAAGAATTGTCGGCTATCGAAGCCAAGTATGAAGCACAGAAGATCGCGTTCGGCCCGATGTACTTTCAGTCGGTGGTGGCACTCAGGGACCTCGGTATTTTGCAATATATCAGCGAAAACCGCAAGGGAGTGAGCATTGCCAGGATCATCGAAAATGTGAATGTCTCGGAATACGGCGTGACCCTATTGCTGGAAGCGGCGGAAATTCTCGGCGTGGTGGAAATAGAAAATGACGTTGTCCGGATCAGCAAGATCGGTTTTTTCCTCTTGAAGGACGAAATGACGCGCGTGAACATGAATTTCATGAAAGACGTGTGCTACCTCGGCGCGAGCCACATGACCGAAAGCATCGTGAACGGGAAGCCCGAAGGCCTGAAAGAACTTGGCAACTGGCCGACGATCTACGAAGGCCTCTCCATCCTGCCCGAGCCCGCCAAAACTTCATGGTTCGAATTTGACCATTATTATTCCGACAATGCATTCCCCGACGCGCTGAAAATCGTGTTTTCGAAAAAACCGAAACTGATCTTCGACGTGGGCGGAAATACCGGTAAATGGTCGTTCGCGTGCTGTGACCATGATCCGGATGTGAGGATTAAAATACTCGATCTGCCGGTGCAGCTCAATGTAGCCCGTGCCAACGCCACCGAAAGAGGCCTGCTCGACCGGATTGATTTCCACGCGATCGACCTGCTCGATACAACGCAGAAAATTCCGCAAGGTGCCGATGTGATCTGGATGAGCCAGTTTTTGGATTGTTTCTCGAAAGAACAGATCGTTGCCATACTTGAAAACGCCCATCAGGCCGCTACCGAAAACACCACTTTGTACATTCTGGAACCATTTTTTGATAACCAGAATTATCCTGCTGCACATTATAGCCTGGTGGCTACATCTTTGTATTTTACAATTATGGCCAACGGCAACAGCAAAATGTACAGGATCGGTGTGATGAAGGAACTGGTATGCCAGGCTGGGTTTGAAGTAGTTGAAACTTATCCATTGATTGGCGACAGTTATCATACGATTCTGGAATGCAGGAAAAAGGCATAA
- a CDS encoding C45 family autoproteolytic acyltransferase/hydolase translates to MWPKNKVLRSALKAFSIFLLILGIIFGLFLWRIRVPKPELESTKTVESYKREQVGENHYRVGNNWLRKNKHGIWEMYLEGAPYERGLVYGILAKELMEKQEVHFVGQIKEMIPSAMFLQVLKGFVGWFNRDIYKYIPEENQQEIYGVSQSFSDQFNYIGPKYYRILNYHAAHDIGHALTDLNMVGCTSFAVNHSLTKDSTLLIARNFDFYMGDAFAEDKLIVFMNPDKGYKFASYAWAGLTGVVSGINEKGITVTLNASKSDIPFAAKEPISILAREILQYAGTIGEARRIASKSETFVSESLLIGSAADDKAVIIEKSPQKMDVYDSGKDALVCANHYQSNAFIRDSVNINNIKDTDSKARFDRMTQLLGRAYPMDVNKAAAILRDQKAVDDQFIGYGNSKLLNQLIAHHGIVFKPARKEFWISAPPYQLGEFVGYDLNRIFAQKGDFESFDSLDIDRDPFLESADYKKFEAFKSVKQKITKYVMLDTPLSLTPQDEQNFIANNAQSYLPYFFLGQYHQKKGDFGKAIGYYEQSLKHEVSSLNEANTIRERIAESKQGKH, encoded by the coding sequence ATGTGGCCTAAAAACAAAGTACTGCGTTCGGCGCTCAAAGCATTCTCCATTTTTTTGCTCATTCTCGGGATCATCTTCGGATTGTTCCTCTGGCGGATCAGGGTGCCGAAGCCGGAGCTTGAAAGTACTAAAACTGTCGAAAGTTACAAACGCGAGCAGGTAGGGGAGAACCATTACCGGGTTGGCAACAACTGGCTGCGAAAGAACAAGCACGGCATTTGGGAAATGTACCTGGAAGGCGCCCCTTACGAGCGCGGGCTCGTTTACGGCATCCTGGCGAAGGAGCTGATGGAGAAACAGGAAGTGCATTTTGTAGGTCAAATCAAGGAAATGATCCCGAGCGCGATGTTCCTGCAAGTGCTGAAAGGTTTTGTAGGCTGGTTCAACCGCGATATTTACAAATACATTCCCGAGGAAAACCAGCAGGAAATCTACGGCGTTTCGCAGTCGTTTTCGGACCAGTTCAATTACATCGGACCTAAATACTACCGCATTCTCAATTACCACGCGGCGCACGACATCGGGCATGCGCTCACGGACCTGAATATGGTGGGCTGCACCTCGTTCGCCGTGAACCATTCGCTCACCAAGGATTCCACATTGCTCATTGCCAGGAACTTTGATTTTTACATGGGCGACGCATTCGCGGAGGACAAGCTGATCGTCTTCATGAACCCCGATAAAGGCTATAAATTTGCCTCTTACGCCTGGGCAGGGCTTACGGGCGTGGTTTCGGGGATTAATGAAAAAGGTATAACCGTTACATTAAATGCCTCGAAATCAGACATTCCGTTTGCTGCCAAAGAGCCTATTTCGATTCTGGCCCGGGAAATCCTGCAATATGCGGGGACCATCGGGGAAGCGCGTCGCATTGCTTCCAAAAGTGAGACATTCGTGTCGGAATCGCTGCTGATCGGTTCGGCGGCGGATGATAAGGCGGTGATTATTGAGAAATCGCCTCAGAAAATGGATGTGTACGATTCTGGAAAGGATGCGCTTGTTTGTGCAAACCACTATCAGAGCAATGCATTTATCAGAGATTCAGTCAATATCAACAATATCAAGGATACGGATTCGAAGGCCCGTTTCGACCGCATGACCCAGCTCCTCGGCCGTGCTTACCCGATGGATGTGAACAAGGCAGCGGCGATTTTGCGTGATCAAAAGGCTGTGGACGATCAATTCATCGGTTATGGCAATTCCAAACTGCTCAATCAGTTGATCGCACACCACGGCATTGTTTTTAAACCCGCCCGAAAGGAGTTCTGGATCTCTGCGCCGCCCTATCAGCTCGGAGAATTTGTAGGGTATGATTTGAATCGGATATTTGCACAAAAAGGTGACTTTGAGTCGTTTGACTCGCTTGATATCGACCGGGACCCGTTCCTGGAATCGGCAGACTATAAAAAGTTTGAGGCATTTAAATCCGTAAAGCAGAAAATCACTAAATATGTAATGCTGGATACGCCGCTTTCTTTGACACCGCAGGACGAGCAGAACTTCATTGCGAATAATGCACAGAGTTACCTGCCGTATTTTTTCCTCGGCCAGTATCATCAAAAGAAAGGCGACTTCGGCAAAGCGATCGGTTATTACGAACAGTCGTTGAAACACGAGGTTTCTTCGCTGAATGAAGCAAACACGATCCGCGAACGGATAGCCGAAAGCAAGCAGGGCAAGCATTAA
- a CDS encoding 4'-phosphopantetheinyl transferase family protein, with the protein MGIVSIKTISPVSQLGLWRMTEPWETLLAALDVPAADLAALEAISKDKRKQEWLACRALLKEMLGRYAVIGYDAERKPHLAGSDVDISMSHSGAYVCVYLRAGAPVGVDIQQMKPSIARGAFYFLNDAEMQWADLENNVQMHLIWSAKESVFKYAGDASIDLKKHITINPFSGNQNGRFEVKLQKGANQEIVQLQFDTFEDYVLTWTV; encoded by the coding sequence ATGGGCATCGTTTCTATAAAAACCATTTCACCGGTATCACAACTGGGCCTTTGGCGCATGACCGAGCCCTGGGAAACTTTGCTCGCAGCGCTCGATGTACCCGCCGCCGATTTGGCAGCGCTCGAAGCCATTTCAAAGGATAAACGAAAACAGGAATGGCTGGCTTGCAGGGCATTGCTGAAAGAAATGCTGGGCCGCTATGCCGTGATTGGCTACGACGCCGAGCGCAAACCGCACCTGGCAGGCTCCGACGTGGACATTTCGATGTCGCATTCAGGCGCGTATGTGTGCGTGTACCTGCGGGCCGGTGCGCCGGTGGGCGTGGATATCCAGCAAATGAAGCCATCGATTGCCAGGGGTGCATTCTATTTTTTGAATGATGCGGAAATGCAATGGGCCGACCTGGAAAACAATGTGCAAATGCATCTGATATGGTCGGCGAAGGAGTCTGTTTTCAAATATGCCGGCGACGCTTCCATTGATCTGAAAAAACATATCACGATAAATCCCTTTTCCGGCAACCAAAACGGCCGTTTTGAAGTTAAACTGCAAAAAGGCGCCAACCAGGAAATTGTACAGCTTCAATTTGATACATTTGAAGATTATGTGCTCACCTGGACCGTTTAA
- a CDS encoding PIG-L family deacetylase → MHRFFTFALVLFATRLFAQTPALSSSEIFQNIKKLNVLGSVLYIAAHPDDENTLMLSYLSKDQLVRTGYLSLTRGDGGQNLIGAEQGYNIGVIRTQELLAARRIDGAQQFFSRAYDFGFSKTRDETLHFWDREKVLGDVVWMIRKFQPDVIITRFPPDPRAGHGHHQTSAYLAEEGFGLAADPKAYPDQLKFVKTWQTRRLVWNTFTPGFTNKAPSEEKNPFISIEIGGYNPVLGKSYTEIAALSRSQHRSQGFGSAPHRGDRIDYFLHKVGTPAEKGLFDGVDLSWKRLKGGEKVQALITAAIKNYSVNKPSASIPELLKINVELNNLDSANIYIKAKKEEVKDLIQQCAGLWFETNPNDFSAVAGDEARINISVVKRSDYPVKLVSLHWTGKTADSVMNLALNSNEMNAFPKRAKLPANLPTSQPYWLEKSIERGIFQIDNQQDIGFPENRPDTKTRYTFEIGGQKFVFEKPWVYKFVDPAEGEIYRPFEIRPLVTTTITEPVFIFPSMEAKTVNIIVEAQRGNVKGTLKPQIPTGWKAVPESAEFNLTNKYQQQYFSFIITPPAGNQEAAIKAVAVVDGQQYDKSVKTIAYQHIPSQTLFPESSAKLAKIDVQTTARNIGYIAGAGDDVPTALRQMDCQVTMLNEAGLSKDLNVYDAIVVGVRAYNTEAYLNNYQAKLMDYVKNGGTMVVQYTIPGGQKVKEIGPYPIQLGRERVTEEDAEMHFLQPENPVLNYPNKITQKDFEGWVQERGLYFAQDWDKKNYVALFSAHDKDEPAREGSTLYAQYGKGHYIYTGLSFFRELPAGVTGAYRLFANMISVGGAK, encoded by the coding sequence ATGCATCGTTTCTTTACGTTCGCCCTCGTACTCTTTGCTACCCGGCTTTTCGCGCAGACTCCCGCGCTCTCATCGAGTGAAATTTTCCAGAACATCAAAAAGCTCAATGTGTTGGGCTCCGTGCTCTACATCGCCGCCCATCCCGACGACGAGAACACGCTGATGCTCTCCTACTTATCCAAAGACCAGCTCGTGCGCACCGGCTACCTGTCGCTCACGCGCGGCGACGGCGGCCAGAACCTCATCGGCGCCGAGCAAGGCTACAATATCGGCGTGATCCGCACGCAGGAACTGCTCGCAGCCCGGCGCATTGATGGCGCCCAGCAGTTCTTTTCGAGGGCTTACGACTTTGGTTTTTCCAAAACCCGCGACGAAACGCTCCACTTCTGGGACCGTGAAAAAGTACTTGGCGACGTGGTGTGGATGATCCGGAAATTCCAGCCCGACGTGATCATTACCCGCTTCCCGCCCGATCCGCGCGCCGGCCACGGGCACCACCAGACGTCAGCGTACCTGGCCGAGGAGGGTTTCGGCCTGGCAGCCGATCCGAAGGCCTATCCCGACCAGTTGAAATTTGTGAAAACATGGCAAACCAGGCGGTTGGTTTGGAATACATTCACCCCGGGCTTCACCAACAAAGCGCCCAGCGAAGAGAAAAACCCGTTTATTTCCATTGAAATCGGTGGTTATAACCCGGTTTTGGGCAAATCATACACCGAAATCGCTGCACTGAGCCGCAGCCAGCACCGCAGCCAGGGCTTCGGCAGCGCCCCGCACCGTGGCGACCGCATCGATTATTTCCTGCATAAAGTAGGCACGCCGGCTGAAAAAGGCCTTTTCGACGGCGTGGACCTCAGCTGGAAACGCTTGAAAGGCGGCGAAAAAGTACAGGCGCTGATTACAGCGGCGATCAAAAACTATTCGGTGAACAAACCATCGGCGAGCATTCCAGAATTGCTCAAAATCAATGTGGAGCTGAACAACCTGGATTCGGCCAACATTTATATTAAGGCTAAAAAAGAGGAAGTGAAGGACCTGATCCAGCAATGTGCCGGGCTTTGGTTCGAAACCAATCCCAACGACTTCTCTGCCGTTGCGGGCGACGAGGCGCGGATCAATATCAGCGTCGTGAAGCGCTCCGATTACCCTGTAAAACTCGTCTCGCTGCATTGGACAGGCAAAACGGCGGACAGCGTGATGAACCTCGCGCTGAATTCCAATGAGATGAATGCATTTCCAAAACGGGCTAAACTCCCCGCTAACCTACCCACCAGCCAACCCTACTGGCTTGAAAAGTCTATCGAACGCGGCATTTTCCAGATCGACAACCAGCAGGATATCGGCTTCCCCGAAAACCGGCCCGACACGAAGACGCGCTATACATTCGAGATAGGCGGACAGAAATTTGTATTTGAAAAACCCTGGGTTTACAAATTCGTTGATCCTGCGGAAGGTGAGATTTACCGACCGTTCGAAATACGCCCGCTCGTAACGACCACCATTACCGAGCCGGTGTTTATTTTCCCTTCGATGGAGGCCAAAACGGTAAATATCATCGTGGAAGCGCAACGCGGCAATGTGAAAGGTACTCTGAAACCGCAAATCCCCACAGGCTGGAAAGCCGTTCCGGAATCCGCGGAATTTAATTTAACCAATAAATACCAGCAGCAATACTTCTCGTTCATCATCACGCCACCGGCTGGTAATCAGGAAGCTGCGATCAAAGCGGTGGCTGTTGTAGATGGTCAGCAGTATGACAAATCGGTTAAAACCATCGCCTACCAGCACATCCCAAGTCAGACGCTCTTCCCCGAATCGTCGGCCAAACTGGCGAAGATTGACGTACAAACCACTGCACGTAACATCGGCTACATTGCCGGCGCGGGTGATGATGTGCCCACGGCACTCCGCCAAATGGACTGCCAGGTGACGATGCTCAACGAAGCAGGCCTATCAAAAGACCTGAACGTGTACGACGCGATCGTGGTGGGTGTGCGTGCCTACAACACAGAGGCCTACCTGAACAACTATCAGGCAAAACTGATGGATTATGTGAAAAACGGCGGTACGATGGTCGTGCAGTACACCATTCCCGGCGGACAAAAAGTGAAGGAAATCGGCCCGTACCCGATCCAGCTGGGGCGTGAGCGGGTAACGGAAGAGGACGCTGAAATGCATTTTCTGCAACCTGAAAACCCGGTTTTGAATTACCCGAACAAAATCACGCAGAAGGATTTTGAAGGCTGGGTACAAGAGCGCGGACTGTATTTTGCCCAGGATTGGGATAAAAAGAACTACGTCGCGCTGTTTTCGGCCCACGATAAGGACGAGCCGGCCCGGGAAGGCAGCACATTGTACGCGCAGTACGGCAAAGGACATTACATTTACACCGGCCTCTCATTCTTCCGCGAGCTCCCCGCAGGCGTCACCGGCGCATACCGGCTGTTTGCGAATATGATTTCGGTCGGCGGAGCGAAGTAA
- a CDS encoding phenylacetate--CoA ligase family protein, translating to MSSETQQPALQQLLLHVSNYSNYYKRIFREQNINVDAIKTVADLAQLPFTTKDDLAQYNDDFLCVPKSRITDFVTTSGTLSDPVAFYLTDSDVERLATNEAASFQCAGGSESDIYQLMTTIDRRFMAGLAYWMGARKMGAGMIRVGPGAPFLQWESIQRFSPTVIIAIPSFIPRLIDYAIANEIDFAASSIQSIICIGEPIRNPDFTLNELGKRITSQWDVKLYSTYASTEMGAAFTECGEGKGGHLNPDLLILEVVDDEGNAVQDGELGEVVVTTLGVEGMPLLRYKTGDLCNVYYAPCACGRTSPRLGPVVGRKQQMIKFKGTTIFPPALFDVLDAVKEIELYQVVVSKNEFGNDEITVVLPMQLQTSAFKETMHSLFKSRLRVSPALTFVTAEELTFRIYKQEKRKPEKLIYI from the coding sequence ATGAGTTCCGAAACACAGCAGCCCGCGTTGCAGCAGCTTTTGTTGCACGTTTCCAACTATTCCAATTACTACAAGCGTATTTTCCGCGAACAGAATATCAATGTCGACGCGATTAAAACCGTGGCCGATCTGGCGCAGCTGCCGTTCACGACCAAAGACGACCTTGCCCAATACAACGACGATTTCCTGTGCGTGCCCAAAAGCCGCATTACCGATTTCGTGACCACGTCCGGAACGCTCAGCGATCCGGTAGCATTTTACCTCACCGATTCGGATGTGGAAAGGCTGGCGACGAACGAAGCGGCGTCGTTCCAATGCGCCGGCGGTTCGGAAAGCGACATTTACCAGCTCATGACCACCATCGACCGCCGGTTTATGGCCGGACTGGCCTATTGGATGGGTGCACGCAAAATGGGCGCGGGTATGATCCGCGTCGGTCCGGGAGCCCCTTTCCTGCAATGGGAGTCGATCCAGCGGTTTTCGCCCACGGTGATCATCGCCATCCCGTCGTTCATCCCTAGACTGATCGACTATGCGATTGCCAATGAAATCGATTTCGCCGCTTCGAGCATTCAATCCATCATTTGCATTGGCGAACCCATCCGAAACCCGGATTTCACGCTGAATGAGCTCGGCAAGCGCATTACCTCGCAATGGGACGTGAAGCTCTATTCGACTTACGCGTCTACTGAAATGGGTGCGGCCTTTACCGAATGCGGAGAGGGCAAAGGCGGCCATTTGAACCCCGATCTGCTGATCCTCGAAGTGGTGGACGACGAAGGGAATGCGGTGCAGGATGGCGAGCTCGGCGAAGTAGTAGTGACCACGCTCGGCGTGGAAGGCATGCCGCTGCTGCGGTACAAAACGGGCGATCTTTGTAATGTCTATTATGCACCGTGCGCGTGCGGGCGCACGAGCCCGCGCCTGGGGCCGGTGGTCGGCCGCAAGCAGCAAATGATCAAGTTTAAGGGCACGACCATCTTTCCGCCGGCATTGTTCGATGTGCTCGACGCCGTGAAGGAAATCGAATTATACCAGGTAGTCGTTTCGAAAAACGAGTTCGGAAACGACGAAATTACGGTGGTGCTGCCCATGCAATTACAGACCTCGGCATTCAAGGAAACGATGCATTCGCTGTTCAAATCGAGGCTCCGGGTGTCGCCTGCATTAACTTTCGTAACCGCTGAAGAACTAACTTTCCGCATCTACAAACAGGAGAAGCGCAAACCTGAAAAATTGATCTATATTTGA
- a CDS encoding YdcF family protein, producing the protein MRIANSFFLLLLCLLFSGCGKMLYRSAAKAFTKGAKEAPYDAIIVPGFPYNGEKWDMVHQLRIHWAYYLYSKGYTKNVIFSGGAVATPYIESRVMANYAEALGIPREHLFTEEKAQHSTENVYYSYRLAKERGFKKIALSTDPIQTSYMKKFIKKYELPIGLLPTVIDTVKTLNVYEPKADHSNAVVKEGFVKLSDREGFFKRFRGTMGKFIVWHEEDLKKAKYRRRYKDRMIPSSEQTGNNKSVQ; encoded by the coding sequence GTGCGTATAGCCAATTCGTTTTTCCTGTTGCTGCTGTGTCTGCTTTTTTCGGGCTGCGGCAAAATGCTCTACCGTTCGGCGGCGAAGGCTTTTACAAAAGGTGCCAAAGAAGCGCCATACGACGCGATTATCGTTCCCGGCTTTCCCTACAATGGTGAAAAGTGGGACATGGTGCACCAGCTTCGCATTCACTGGGCCTATTATCTCTATTCGAAAGGTTATACCAAAAACGTCATCTTTTCGGGCGGCGCTGTGGCTACTCCGTACATTGAAAGCCGCGTGATGGCTAACTATGCCGAGGCGCTGGGCATCCCGCGCGAGCATTTGTTTACCGAAGAAAAAGCCCAGCACAGTACTGAAAACGTATATTATTCCTACCGGCTTGCAAAAGAGCGGGGCTTTAAGAAAATTGCGCTTTCCACCGACCCGATCCAGACCAGCTACATGAAGAAGTTTATCAAAAAGTACGAGCTTCCCATTGGCCTGCTGCCCACGGTGATCGACACGGTGAAAACGCTCAACGTGTACGAGCCGAAAGCCGATCATAGCAATGCCGTCGTGAAAGAAGGTTTTGTGAAACTGTCGGATAGGGAAGGGTTTTTCAAACGCTTCCGGGGCACTATGGGCAAGTTCATTGTCTGGCATGAAGAAGATTTGAAAAAAGCGAAATACAGAAGAAGATACAAGGACCGGATGATACCCTCTTCCGAACAAACAGGGAACAATAAAAGCGTACAATGA